Proteins encoded together in one Catalinimonas alkaloidigena window:
- a CDS encoding glutamine synthetase III: protein MPSIRFSALNQLGQRQPVEIKLPSGPISAYFATNVFGADAMQTSLSADTYKRLTQAMASGEKIDYDTADAVATAMKRWAMDKGATHFTHWFQPLTGATAEKHDAFFEISEGRAIERFQASALVQQEPDASSFPSGGIRTTFEARGYTAWDPTSPAFLYENGGAKTLCIPTVFVSYTGEALDHKAPLLRSMELIDKAATAVCQMFDKDISYVKPTLGPEQEYFVIDRALFFARPDLMLTGRTVFGHSPAKGQQLDDHYFGSIPQRIHHFMMEFEVEAHKLGIPIRTRHNEVAPSQYECAPTFEEVNVAVDHNQLLMDLMEKVAERHQLKVLFHEKPFAGVNGSGKHCNWSLVTNTGRNLLAPGRRPKENLVFLTFFVCTLKAVHDYADLLRASVASAGNDYRLGANEAPPAIISAFIGSQLSNMLDSLEETAEMQFDKGDNVYLKLGINKIPEIMLDNTDRNRTSPFAFTGNKFEFRAVGASATISDPVVVLNTIVANQLLDFKEEVERQFNDNTKREVTIINVLREYIEASKKIRFEGNNYAEEWMKEAKRRKLSNVTDTPRALDFMITKQARDLFSRLGVFTERELEARHEIRLEAYQKKIQIEARVMGDLAINHIIPTAVAYQNKLIDNVRGLKELGLDQPHAEVAIAGIKDIAGHITSIRTLVEEMVEARKRANKVEDARERAILYCDEVASYFNRIRYHVDKLEQMVDDEDWPLMKYRELLFMR, encoded by the coding sequence ATGCCAAGTATTCGTTTCAGTGCCCTGAACCAACTCGGTCAGCGCCAGCCTGTTGAAATCAAATTACCTTCAGGACCCATTTCGGCCTATTTCGCCACCAACGTTTTTGGGGCCGATGCCATGCAGACCAGCCTTTCGGCCGATACCTACAAACGGCTGACCCAGGCGATGGCTTCCGGCGAAAAGATCGATTACGATACGGCCGATGCAGTGGCGACGGCCATGAAACGCTGGGCGATGGACAAAGGCGCTACGCACTTCACGCACTGGTTTCAGCCGCTGACGGGCGCGACGGCCGAAAAGCACGATGCCTTTTTCGAGATTTCGGAGGGGCGGGCCATCGAACGCTTTCAGGCTTCGGCGCTGGTGCAACAGGAGCCCGATGCCTCTTCGTTTCCCAGCGGCGGCATCCGCACCACCTTCGAAGCGCGCGGCTATACCGCCTGGGACCCTACGTCGCCCGCTTTTCTGTACGAGAACGGCGGGGCTAAAACGCTTTGCATTCCTACGGTTTTCGTGTCGTATACGGGCGAAGCACTCGACCACAAGGCTCCGTTGCTGCGCTCGATGGAACTGATCGACAAAGCGGCGACGGCAGTCTGCCAGATGTTTGATAAAGATATTAGTTATGTAAAGCCAACCTTGGGTCCAGAACAGGAATACTTTGTGATTGACCGGGCCTTGTTCTTTGCCCGACCCGACCTGATGTTGACCGGGCGCACGGTATTCGGGCACTCGCCCGCGAAAGGGCAGCAGCTGGACGACCACTATTTTGGCTCAATTCCGCAGCGCATTCACCATTTTATGATGGAATTCGAGGTGGAGGCGCATAAACTTGGCATTCCGATCCGCACCCGCCACAACGAAGTGGCGCCGAGTCAGTACGAATGCGCTCCGACGTTTGAGGAGGTGAACGTCGCCGTCGATCACAACCAACTCCTGATGGACCTGATGGAAAAGGTAGCGGAGCGCCATCAACTGAAAGTGCTGTTTCATGAGAAACCTTTTGCGGGGGTAAACGGCAGCGGCAAGCACTGCAACTGGTCGCTGGTGACCAACACCGGACGCAACCTGCTGGCGCCGGGCCGCCGTCCGAAAGAAAACCTCGTGTTCCTGACCTTCTTCGTCTGCACGCTGAAAGCCGTTCATGACTACGCTGATCTGCTGCGCGCGTCGGTGGCCTCGGCCGGCAACGACTACCGACTGGGTGCCAACGAAGCGCCCCCCGCCATTATTTCGGCGTTCATCGGCTCGCAGCTTTCCAACATGCTCGATTCGTTGGAAGAGACGGCCGAGATGCAGTTCGACAAGGGCGATAACGTGTACCTGAAGCTGGGCATCAACAAGATTCCCGAAATCATGCTGGACAACACGGACCGCAACCGTACCTCGCCGTTTGCCTTCACCGGCAACAAATTCGAGTTTCGGGCGGTCGGTGCTTCGGCGACTATCTCCGATCCGGTAGTCGTGCTGAATACCATTGTGGCGAACCAACTCCTTGATTTTAAGGAAGAAGTAGAGCGTCAGTTCAATGATAACACCAAGCGAGAGGTGACCATCATCAACGTGCTGCGCGAGTACATTGAAGCCTCGAAGAAAATCCGTTTCGAAGGCAACAACTACGCAGAAGAGTGGATGAAGGAAGCCAAACGGCGCAAACTCTCGAACGTAACCGATACGCCCCGCGCGCTCGATTTCATGATCACCAAGCAGGCCCGAGACTTGTTTTCACGGCTGGGGGTATTTACCGAACGCGAGCTGGAAGCGCGGCACGAAATCCGGCTGGAGGCGTACCAGAAAAAGATTCAGATCGAGGCACGCGTTATGGGTGACCTAGCCATCAACCACATCATCCCGACGGCCGTGGCGTACCAGAACAAGCTGATCGACAACGTCCGGGGGCTGAAGGAACTCGGGCTGGACCAACCCCATGCCGAAGTGGCAATCGCCGGCATCAAAGACATCGCCGGGCACATCACGAGTATCCGTACGCTGGTGGAAGAGATGGTCGAGGCGCGGAAACGGGCCAACAAAGTGGAAGACGCCCGGGAGCGGGCCATTCTGTATTGCGATGAGGTGGCGAGTTACTTCAACCGCATTCGTTACCACGTGGACAAACTGGAACAGATGGTCGACGACGAAGACTGGCCGCTGATGAAGTACCGTGAACTTCTGTTCATGCGATGA
- a CDS encoding NAD(P)/FAD-dependent oxidoreductase, whose translation MSTLRIAVIGGGAAGFFGALACAQTNPEAEVHIFERTPKLLSKVRISGGGRCNVTNAQTNPRRLSEHYPRGGQALRKAFQQFGSRETMDWFTQRGVSLKSEADGRVFPVTDQSETIVHCLMQEAHDRGIRLHTKCGVTQLMPLQPGFRLSFSDLRTQDFDRVLIAAGGHPQARAYDWLRQLDLQVVDPVPSLFTFNVPVHPLKSLSGVSVPTAQLQLLDSAQPKKAVQLGPLLVTHWGFSGPAVIKLSAWEALQLHELNYHFKFRINWIPEWHEEKLRAHFHEMRQLHARKQVTTHALFQLPNRLWQALVHQAEIPEQVRWSELPAKASHALTQMLLYNTYEARGKTTFKEEFVTAGGIDLAEVDLSTGESRRHPGLHFAGEVLNIDGVTGGFNFQAAWTTGYLAGVHMAHVG comes from the coding sequence CTGAGCAAAGTCCGGATTTCGGGTGGGGGCCGCTGCAACGTTACCAATGCCCAGACCAACCCCCGACGCCTGTCCGAACACTATCCGCGCGGCGGACAAGCCCTCCGCAAGGCGTTTCAACAGTTCGGCTCCCGCGAAACGATGGACTGGTTCACTCAACGCGGCGTTTCGCTAAAAAGTGAGGCCGACGGTCGGGTGTTTCCTGTTACCGACCAGTCGGAAACCATTGTGCACTGCCTCATGCAAGAGGCACACGACCGCGGCATTCGCCTGCATACGAAGTGTGGCGTAACGCAACTTATGCCTCTGCAACCGGGCTTTCGCCTCTCGTTCAGCGACCTGCGTACGCAGGACTTTGACCGCGTGTTGATTGCCGCCGGTGGTCACCCGCAGGCCCGGGCATACGATTGGCTCCGCCAGCTCGATCTGCAGGTCGTAGATCCCGTACCATCGCTCTTTACGTTCAACGTGCCGGTGCATCCCCTCAAATCGCTTTCGGGAGTATCCGTGCCGACCGCCCAACTGCAACTCCTCGACAGTGCACAACCCAAAAAGGCCGTTCAGCTGGGCCCGCTGCTGGTTACGCACTGGGGATTCAGCGGACCGGCAGTCATTAAACTATCAGCCTGGGAGGCACTTCAGCTACACGAGCTAAACTATCACTTTAAGTTCCGCATCAACTGGATTCCGGAGTGGCACGAAGAAAAACTGCGGGCACACTTCCACGAGATGCGGCAGCTGCATGCCCGCAAACAAGTCACGACGCACGCACTTTTCCAACTGCCCAATCGCCTGTGGCAGGCGCTGGTGCATCAGGCCGAAATTCCCGAACAGGTGCGCTGGTCCGAGCTACCGGCCAAAGCCAGCCATGCCCTGACGCAAATGCTGCTGTATAATACTTATGAGGCCCGCGGCAAAACGACGTTTAAAGAAGAGTTTGTTACCGCCGGGGGCATCGACCTGGCCGAAGTCGATCTGTCGACCGGCGAAAGCCGCCGTCACCCGGGGCTACACTTTGCAGGCGAAGTGCTTAACATCGATGGCGTAACAGGCGGATTCAATTTCCAGGCGGCCTGGACCACCGGCTACTTAGCCGGCGTCCATATGGCCCACGTCGGTTAA
- a CDS encoding glutamine synthetase beta-grasp domain-containing protein → MSKVKLEYIWLDGYTPTQSLRSKTKIVKEDFSGKLEDCPMWSFDGSSTEQAEGGSSDCLLKPVAIFPDPGRKNAYLVMTEVMNPDGTPHPSNGRATIDDPDDDFWFGFEQEYFLWDPETSKPLGFPAQGYPSPQGPYYCSVGATKAFGREIVEEHLDLCLDAGLNVEGINAEVAAGQWEFQIFAKGAQSAGDQIWVARYLLERTAEKYGVSVNWHCKPLGATDWNGSGMHANFSNATLREAGSKAVYDEICQKFAPVLKEHIAVYGADNHMRLTGKHETQSIDTFSYGVSDRGASIRIPIATVENNWKGWLEDRRPASNADPYKVAGRIIKTVKG, encoded by the coding sequence AAAGCTTGCGGAGCAAAACCAAAATCGTTAAGGAAGACTTTAGCGGTAAGTTGGAAGATTGCCCGATGTGGTCATTTGACGGAAGCTCAACAGAACAAGCTGAAGGTGGTTCTTCTGACTGTTTGTTAAAACCAGTAGCCATTTTCCCCGATCCGGGACGTAAAAATGCTTACCTGGTCATGACCGAAGTGATGAACCCCGACGGCACTCCACACCCTTCGAACGGCCGGGCGACCATCGACGATCCGGACGACGATTTCTGGTTCGGATTCGAGCAGGAGTATTTCCTGTGGGATCCGGAAACCAGCAAGCCACTGGGCTTCCCCGCGCAGGGATATCCGTCACCCCAAGGGCCTTATTACTGCTCTGTTGGTGCGACCAAAGCGTTTGGACGCGAAATCGTAGAAGAGCACCTGGACCTTTGCCTGGACGCTGGATTGAACGTAGAAGGGATCAACGCCGAAGTAGCGGCGGGGCAGTGGGAGTTCCAAATCTTCGCCAAAGGAGCACAGAGCGCCGGCGATCAGATCTGGGTAGCCCGCTACCTGTTGGAAAGAACGGCCGAGAAATACGGCGTATCGGTCAACTGGCACTGTAAGCCGCTGGGCGCTACCGACTGGAACGGTTCCGGTATGCACGCCAACTTCTCGAACGCAACGCTGCGCGAAGCCGGTTCGAAAGCCGTTTACGACGAAATCTGCCAGAAATTTGCGCCTGTCCTGAAAGAACACATCGCTGTATACGGTGCAGACAACCACATGCGTCTGACCGGTAAGCACGAAACTCAGTCGATCGATACGTTCAGCTATGGCGTTTCCGACCGCGGTGCTTCCATCCGTATTCCGATCGCAACGGTCGAAAATAACTGGAAGGGCTGGTTGGAAGACCGTCGTCCTGCGTCGAACGCCGATCCATACAAAGTGGCCGGCCGCATCATCAAAACGGTGAAAGGCTAA